The bacterium genome has a window encoding:
- a CDS encoding alpha-galactosidase, with the protein MQKILPILAALFFVCAFGISCECSDPATAGGDDGTGPLPRLDDDDDTADDDAADDDETDDDAVDDDADDDVDDDDADDDTGDGGEVSVRVEGNDIVIENDRVTLRYHTPFGRYSIHDANGDAIVVNAQALARTGVIFPKAVWRSSDLPFLSWSAGNGANALGGGMWLKVERGGLAGAPDLIQTFMLIHGQGVVLSDVRVENTTGEEIQIGAIYPLHADPPDGHMNFGAPKDLRLLTNGAFNYLEFISPIFAGTTPALSTWSALIHNLATGRSLSAGFLTFEVGHPVVYSGPPLGDGFGQALHAAAEYEPAKTLAAGASIYSELFALDFTQTSPFDALETYGDRLKAWLEIVTWLEKHPEIGVPAGWNSWSGSGSSGGYGTNIDEEIILDNMDFADSELRRWGMNYFQLDDGWSTENGDWVVNAARFPDHGGMNGLEWLMSRAKSLGFHTGLWISAYGATDDSDVYADHPEWFAGPLYGIVSGDEPVLDLTNPEVIDHLKDVIGDLVDWGIEWIKLDFAYQGVISGDWHDDSYTRGEFYRAGVKAIREVIGPDVFFLNVAIKGWNYGLVDSVRLTLDTMPVFEGESPTDLITNQGLKPMYRDAARSWWLHGRVWVNHPDLIFFRAHKEEQFPPLTWNESMTFATSVALGGGLVKIGDRLVDLTPEALDGYRRILPPYGVAGRPIDLFEREYPEIWSLPVDDFTEPYHVIGVLNWGSNLDMSVWPYGTIADEDRTYTVDLADAGVPDKAAWHAYEFFTEEFLGTVTDEIEAFVPAHAPRVVALRPVLDRPQFLGTNRHVLGGVKVIDDIAWDGDAKTLTGTQEAAAGTAFAPFEHHVAFFIPDGYSFDDYAFDLPAGVTITGDSAATTDVAGGKVLDLFFTVEDDALVDGDQFKSVSWTIAFD; encoded by the coding sequence ATGCAAAAAATCCTCCCGATCCTCGCGGCCCTGTTTTTCGTCTGCGCGTTTGGCATCTCCTGCGAGTGCTCCGATCCGGCGACCGCCGGCGGCGACGATGGAACCGGACCGTTGCCGCGCCTGGACGATGACGACGACACGGCGGACGACGACGCGGCGGATGACGACGAGACGGACGACGACGCCGTTGACGATGACGCCGACGACGATGTGGACGACGACGACGCGGACGACGATACCGGCGATGGCGGCGAGGTATCCGTGCGCGTCGAGGGCAATGACATCGTCATCGAAAACGATCGCGTCACTCTCCGCTACCACACGCCGTTCGGGCGATACTCGATCCACGACGCGAATGGTGACGCGATTGTCGTCAACGCGCAGGCGCTCGCGCGAACGGGCGTCATCTTCCCGAAGGCCGTTTGGCGAAGCAGCGATCTGCCGTTCCTGTCCTGGTCCGCGGGAAACGGGGCAAACGCGCTCGGTGGAGGCATGTGGCTCAAGGTCGAGCGCGGCGGCCTCGCCGGCGCGCCCGATCTTATCCAAACATTCATGTTGATCCACGGACAGGGCGTGGTGCTCTCGGACGTGCGCGTCGAGAACACGACCGGCGAGGAGATTCAGATCGGCGCGATCTATCCGCTGCACGCTGATCCGCCGGATGGGCACATGAATTTCGGCGCGCCGAAGGATCTGCGCCTTCTCACCAACGGCGCGTTCAACTACCTCGAGTTCATCTCGCCGATCTTTGCCGGCACCACGCCCGCGCTTTCGACGTGGAGCGCGCTCATTCACAACCTCGCGACCGGGCGCAGCCTGTCCGCGGGCTTCCTGACATTCGAGGTTGGGCATCCGGTCGTGTATTCCGGCCCGCCGCTCGGCGACGGGTTCGGCCAGGCCCTCCACGCCGCGGCCGAATACGAGCCGGCCAAAACGCTGGCCGCGGGCGCGTCGATCTACTCGGAGTTGTTCGCCCTGGATTTCACGCAGACCTCCCCGTTCGACGCGCTTGAAACCTATGGCGACCGGCTGAAGGCGTGGCTCGAAATCGTGACGTGGCTCGAGAAGCACCCGGAGATCGGCGTGCCCGCGGGCTGGAACTCGTGGTCGGGAAGCGGATCGTCGGGAGGATATGGAACGAACATCGACGAGGAGATCATCCTCGACAACATGGATTTCGCCGATAGCGAACTGCGTCGTTGGGGTATGAATTATTTTCAGCTCGACGACGGCTGGTCCACCGAAAACGGCGACTGGGTCGTGAACGCGGCGCGCTTTCCCGACCACGGCGGCATGAACGGCCTCGAATGGCTGATGAGCCGCGCGAAGTCGCTCGGCTTCCACACGGGGCTATGGATTTCCGCGTACGGCGCGACGGACGATTCCGATGTTTATGCCGATCACCCCGAATGGTTCGCCGGCCCACTTTACGGGATCGTGTCGGGCGACGAGCCGGTTCTCGACCTGACGAACCCGGAGGTCATCGACCACCTGAAAGACGTCATCGGCGACCTCGTCGATTGGGGGATCGAGTGGATCAAGCTCGATTTCGCCTACCAGGGCGTCATCAGCGGCGACTGGCACGACGACAGCTACACGCGCGGCGAGTTCTACCGCGCGGGCGTGAAGGCGATCCGCGAGGTCATCGGTCCGGACGTGTTTTTCCTGAACGTGGCGATCAAGGGATGGAACTACGGCCTCGTCGATTCGGTGCGGCTGACGCTCGACACCATGCCTGTTTTCGAGGGCGAAAGCCCGACGGACCTCATCACGAACCAGGGCCTGAAACCGATGTACCGTGACGCGGCGCGCTCGTGGTGGCTGCACGGGCGCGTGTGGGTGAACCACCCCGATCTCATCTTCTTCCGCGCTCACAAGGAGGAGCAATTTCCGCCCCTGACATGGAACGAGTCGATGACGTTCGCGACCTCCGTCGCCCTCGGCGGCGGCCTCGTGAAGATCGGCGATCGCCTGGTTGACCTGACGCCCGAGGCGCTGGACGGTTATCGTCGCATCCTTCCTCCGTACGGCGTTGCCGGCCGGCCGATCGACCTGTTCGAGCGCGAATACCCGGAGATATGGTCGCTGCCGGTCGACGATTTCACCGAGCCTTACCACGTCATCGGCGTTTTGAACTGGGGTTCAAACCTCGACATGTCGGTGTGGCCATACGGGACGATTGCGGACGAGGACCGAACATACACCGTCGATCTCGCGGATGCCGGCGTGCCCGACAAGGCGGCGTGGCACGCGTACGAGTTCTTCACGGAGGAATTCCTCGGAACGGTGACGGACGAGATCGAGGCCTTCGTGCCCGCGCACGCGCCGCGCGTCGTCGCGCTGCGCCCGGTGCTCGATCGCCCGCAGTTTCTCGGCACGAATCGCCACGTGCTCGGCGGCGTGAAGGTGATCGACGACATCGCCTGGGACGGCGACGCGAAAACGCTGACCGGAACGCAGGAGGCCGCCGCCGGCACCGCGTTCGCGCCGTTCGAGCATCATGTCGCGTTTTTCATTCCCGACGGTTATTCGTTCGATGATTACGCCTTCGATCTTCCGGCCGGCGTCACCATCACCGGCGATTCCGCCGCGACGACCGACGTCGCCGGCGGGAAGGTCCTCGATCTGTTCTTCACCGTGGAGGACGATGCGCTGGTGGACGGCGATCAATTTAAAAGCGTCTCGTGGACGATCGCGTTTGATTGA
- a CDS encoding four helix bundle protein, protein MTQAEAFKARTKQFALRTIRLVNALPKSSTAETIGRQLLRSAMSVGANYRAACRAQSKAAFIAKLAIVHEECDEAIYWLELLVESNIVRHEKLADLEKEANEILAIVVASMKTARANAAASAIRKSR, encoded by the coding sequence ATGACGCAGGCCGAGGCATTCAAGGCGCGGACAAAACAATTCGCCCTCCGCACGATTCGGCTGGTCAATGCGTTACCCAAATCATCGACCGCGGAAACGATCGGACGACAATTGCTTCGTAGCGCGATGTCGGTCGGCGCGAATTACCGCGCCGCGTGCCGCGCTCAGTCGAAAGCGGCTTTCATCGCGAAACTCGCGATCGTGCACGAGGAGTGCGACGAAGCGATCTATTGGCTCGAACTTCTCGTCGAATCGAATATCGTCAGGCATGAAAAACTCGCCGACCTCGAGAAGGAAGCGAACGAAATTCTCGCCATCGTCGTTGCATCCATGAAGACGGCACGCGCGAATGCAGCCGCGTCGGCAATCCGGAAATCCCGATGA
- a CDS encoding prepilin-type N-terminal cleavage/methylation domain-containing protein — protein MRNRKGFTLIELMIVVAIIGILALIAIPNFIELRAKAYDSSAQSAGRNAKLAEEVYYNDHGGDISGGYSSDLADLLVYDRNLTDDAAVTFVFSHASSSRYTFTTKHNNGKTTYTWTD, from the coding sequence ATGCGTAATCGCAAAGGTTTTACCCTGATCGAACTCATGATCGTCGTCGCGATCATCGGCATCCTGGCCCTCATCGCGATCCCGAACTTCATCGAGCTTCGCGCCAAGGCCTACGACTCGTCGGCGCAGAGCGCCGGCCGTAACGCCAAGCTGGCCGAAGAGGTCTATTACAACGACCACGGCGGCGACATCTCCGGTGGCTACAGCTCCGACCTCGCCGACCTGCTCGTTTACGACCGCAACCTGACCGACGACGCCGCGGTGACGTTCGTGTTCTCGCACGCCTCCAGCTCGCGCTACACGTTCACGACCAAGCACAACAACGGAAAGACGACCTACACCTGGACCGACTGA
- a CDS encoding FAD-binding oxidoreductase: MSLAFPAPASTKVIERLSKIVGAEHVSVSPINRLAYARDMSPMVLLRQSEGLVDHYPDVVVWPGSEDEVAAVVREAGELDMPIVPFGAGSGVAGGVLPIRGGITVDVKRLQRIHDVSDEDLTVAAEAGVMGQTLENELNHRGYTMGHFPSSIYCSTLGGWIAARSAGQMSSLYGKIEDMILGMTWVLPGGRVVKTPAAPRALSGPDFKQLFIGSEGTLGIVTSAVCRIWPAPAARRFAAFQFPDVQRGTAAMREIMQTGLRPAALRLYDPLDTLIVGSRGTESAGGLSDYLPLETLARRIRSVVPGFFKSTQRFMHQYARLANKLEALAKDGALMILVFEGSERVAGYEHETALRICERLDGRNRGPEPAHRWFERRHHVSFLMNKVYYHHAFVDTIEVATTWDRVVDLYESVREAIKPIAFIMAHFSHAYPEGCSIYFTFLSSAPTVEDAETTHRKVWDAAMEQTVRLKATVSHHHGIGLFKSRYLREELGEIFSVYRHLKDAADPAGLLNPGKMGL, from the coding sequence ATGTCGCTCGCGTTCCCCGCTCCCGCCTCGACGAAAGTTATCGAGCGCCTTTCGAAAATCGTCGGCGCGGAGCACGTTTCCGTTTCGCCGATCAACCGGCTGGCCTACGCGCGCGACATGTCGCCGATGGTGTTGCTGCGTCAGAGCGAGGGGCTCGTCGATCATTACCCCGACGTCGTCGTCTGGCCCGGAAGCGAGGACGAGGTCGCGGCGGTCGTGCGCGAGGCCGGCGAGCTGGACATGCCGATCGTCCCGTTCGGCGCGGGTTCCGGCGTCGCGGGCGGCGTGCTCCCGATTCGCGGCGGCATCACCGTTGACGTCAAGCGCCTCCAACGCATTCACGACGTCTCGGACGAGGATCTCACGGTCGCCGCCGAGGCCGGCGTCATGGGGCAGACGCTCGAAAACGAACTGAACCACCGCGGCTACACGATGGGCCACTTTCCGAGCAGCATCTATTGCTCGACGCTCGGCGGCTGGATCGCGGCGCGCAGCGCCGGACAGATGTCGTCGCTCTACGGCAAGATCGAGGACATGATCCTCGGCATGACGTGGGTTTTGCCCGGCGGCCGCGTCGTCAAGACGCCCGCCGCGCCGCGCGCCCTGAGCGGGCCGGACTTCAAGCAGCTTTTCATCGGCAGCGAGGGCACGCTCGGAATCGTCACGTCCGCGGTGTGCCGCATCTGGCCGGCGCCGGCCGCCCGGCGGTTCGCGGCCTTTCAGTTCCCGGACGTGCAGCGCGGCACCGCGGCCATGCGAGAGATCATGCAGACGGGGCTGCGCCCGGCGGCGCTGCGCCTTTACGATCCCCTCGACACCCTCATCGTCGGGAGCCGCGGCACGGAGTCCGCCGGTGGTCTGTCGGACTATCTGCCGCTGGAAACGCTCGCCAGGCGGATCCGCTCCGTTGTCCCCGGCTTTTTCAAGTCGACGCAACGCTTCATGCATCAATACGCGCGGCTCGCGAACAAGCTCGAAGCGCTCGCCAAGGACGGCGCGCTCATGATCCTCGTGTTCGAGGGATCCGAGCGCGTGGCGGGCTACGAACACGAGACGGCCTTGCGCATCTGTGAGCGGCTCGACGGGCGCAATCGCGGCCCGGAGCCGGCGCACCGATGGTTCGAGCGCCGGCACCACGTCAGCTTCCTGATGAACAAGGTCTATTACCACCACGCCTTCGTTGACACGATCGAGGTGGCGACGACGTGGGATCGCGTCGTCGATCTGTACGAATCCGTGCGCGAGGCGATCAAGCCGATCGCGTTCATCATGGCGCACTTCTCGCACGCCTATCCGGAGGGTTGCTCGATCTACTTCACGTTCCTGTCGTCGGCGCCGACGGTGGAAGACGCCGAAACGACGCACCGGAAGGTCTGGGATGCGGCGATGGAACAGACGGTGCGGCTGAAGGCGACGGTCAGCCATCATCACGGCATCGGGCTTTTCAAGAGCCGCTATCTTCGCGAGGAATTGGGCGAAATCTTTTCGGTGTATCGTCACCTGAAAGACGCGGCCGATCCGGCCGGCCTTCTCAACCCGGGGAAGATGGGCTTGTGA
- a CDS encoding ParA family protein, with protein sequence MGKVIAIASQKGGVGKTTTTVNIAASLAVLKQRTLVIDLDEQNAVAFGLGLTRAQMESGIYDVFMGRVMLRDVIHSTSLSTLKVIPYGKGTLTDEFEKFVRQKGSAPLLRKYVDAVRKSCDFILIDCPPGMGDLTIYALSACDSVLVPMQPEPLSLKTLTQILKIIRKVRRNVNPDLIMEGLLLTMYDENYRISREVAKQVWTTFPEEVVFRNVIPRMEEFSASFAVGKPIIMQDPEAEVSQAYLRLAREILKKAQVDQPKAAADA encoded by the coding sequence ATGGGCAAGGTTATCGCCATCGCATCGCAGAAGGGCGGCGTCGGGAAGACCACGACGACCGTCAACATCGCCGCGTCGCTGGCCGTTCTCAAGCAGCGCACGCTCGTCATCGACCTGGACGAGCAGAACGCGGTGGCGTTCGGCCTTGGCCTGACGCGCGCGCAGATGGAAAGCGGCATCTACGACGTGTTCATGGGGCGCGTCATGCTGCGCGACGTGATCCATTCGACGAGCCTTTCGACGCTGAAGGTCATCCCGTACGGCAAGGGGACGCTAACCGACGAGTTCGAGAAGTTCGTGCGGCAAAAGGGCAGCGCGCCGCTCCTTCGCAAATACGTCGATGCGGTGCGAAAGAGCTGTGACTTCATCCTCATCGACTGCCCGCCGGGCATGGGCGATCTGACGATCTACGCGCTCTCGGCGTGCGACTCGGTGCTCGTGCCGATGCAGCCCGAGCCGCTATCGCTCAAGACCCTCACGCAGATCCTCAAGATCATCCGCAAGGTTCGCCGCAACGTGAACCCGGACCTGATCATGGAGGGGCTGCTTCTCACGATGTACGACGAGAACTACCGCATCAGCCGCGAGGTCGCCAAGCAGGTGTGGACGACGTTCCCGGAGGAGGTCGTCTTCCGCAACGTGATCCCGCGCATGGAGGAGTTCTCCGCCTCGTTCGCGGTCGGCAAGCCGATCATCATGCAGGATCCCGAGGCCGAGGTTTCGCAGGCCTATTTGCGCCTCGCGCGCGAGATTCTTAAAAAAGCGCAGGTCGACCAGCCCAAAGCCGCCGCCGACGCGTAA
- a CDS encoding prepilin-type N-terminal cleavage/methylation domain-containing protein, translated as MRNRKGFTLIELMIVVAIIGILALIAIPNFIELRAKAYDASAQSAGRNAKLAEEVYYNDHGGDISGGYSSDLSDLLVYDRNLTDDAAVTFVFSHASSSRYTFTTKHQNGKTTYTWTD; from the coding sequence ATGCGCAATCGCAAAGGTTTTACCCTGATCGAGCTTATGATCGTCGTGGCGATCATCGGCATCTTGGCCCTCATCGCGATCCCGAACTTCATCGAGCTTCGCGCCAAGGCCTACGACGCGTCGGCGCAGAGCGCCGGCCGTAACGCCAAGCTGGCCGAAGAGGTCTACTACAACGACCATGGCGGCGACATCTCCGGTGGCTACAGCTCCGATCTTTCCGACCTGCTCGTTTACGACCGCAACCTGACCGACGACGCCGCGGTGACGTTCGTGTTCTCGCACGCGTCCAGCTCGCGCTACACGTTCACGACCAAGCACCAAAACGGCAAGACGACCTACACCTGGACCGACTGA
- a CDS encoding aminotransferase class III-fold pyridoxal phosphate-dependent enzyme, whose amino-acid sequence MNRFPGPQSAALLDELSRYVIAQPWPFALDLARGHGMYLVTVDGQEIFDWAGYFGAKLIAHNDPRMSEPGYVARLVAAANNKTANPDFLTPECVAYYRLLHEIAPRCMRNPKLEVYVVNSGAEAVENMMKYFIHLHDEREAREGRSDGPRRFLYFDQAFHGRTVFALNVTRLSHDPVATRGFQGLFAQNVQAEFPAVDADAPAEENRRRAEVSIAAIRALFKERAREICGVIVEPIQGAGGHRIADPWFFRELSSLANEYGVFLGFDEVQTAGGQTGDVFAVDRLDLPHPPQAVAVGKKFGNGAVYMREPMDDRNVLDSTWGGTLADMVRFVAEWEIVRDERLIEKVADKEAHLVARLRDLAATHPSLIRNIRGMGVYQGFTVATPDLRSRLIQTALQDESLLLLSAGADTIRLRPHLHATHEDIDRLAEKLDRSLTRAIADSAGADR is encoded by the coding sequence ATGAACCGCTTTCCCGGCCCCCAAAGCGCCGCCCTCCTCGATGAGCTGTCCCGTTACGTCATCGCCCAGCCGTGGCCGTTCGCGCTCGATCTGGCACGCGGTCATGGAATGTATCTCGTCACGGTGGACGGGCAGGAGATTTTCGACTGGGCCGGCTATTTTGGCGCCAAGCTCATTGCGCACAACGATCCGCGCATGAGCGAGCCGGGCTACGTCGCCCGTCTGGTCGCCGCCGCCAACAACAAGACCGCGAATCCGGATTTCCTGACGCCGGAATGCGTTGCTTATTACCGGCTATTGCATGAGATCGCGCCGCGTTGCATGCGAAACCCGAAGCTCGAGGTCTACGTCGTCAACTCCGGCGCCGAGGCCGTGGAGAACATGATGAAATATTTCATCCATCTCCACGACGAGCGTGAGGCGCGCGAAGGCCGCTCGGACGGTCCGCGCCGCTTTCTCTACTTCGATCAGGCATTCCACGGACGCACCGTTTTCGCGCTGAACGTCACGCGCCTTTCGCACGATCCCGTCGCGACGCGGGGCTTTCAAGGGCTGTTCGCACAAAACGTGCAGGCGGAATTTCCCGCCGTGGACGCCGACGCGCCGGCCGAGGAAAACCGCCGCCGCGCGGAAGTCTCCATCGCGGCGATTCGCGCCCTTTTTAAGGAACGCGCGCGCGAAATCTGCGGAGTCATCGTCGAGCCGATCCAGGGCGCGGGCGGACATCGGATCGCCGATCCGTGGTTTTTCCGGGAGCTGTCGAGCCTTGCTAACGAATACGGCGTTTTTCTCGGCTTCGACGAGGTCCAGACCGCGGGGGGACAGACGGGCGACGTGTTCGCCGTCGATCGCCTTGATCTGCCGCACCCGCCGCAGGCCGTCGCGGTCGGCAAGAAATTCGGCAACGGCGCGGTTTATATGCGGGAGCCGATGGATGACCGCAACGTGCTGGATTCCACGTGGGGCGGCACGCTCGCCGACATGGTGCGTTTCGTGGCTGAGTGGGAAATCGTCCGTGACGAGCGGCTCATCGAAAAGGTTGCCGATAAAGAGGCGCACCTGGTCGCCCGCCTGCGCGATCTCGCCGCGACGCACCCGAGCCTTATCCGGAACATCCGGGGCATGGGGGTGTACCAGGGATTTACCGTCGCAACGCCCGATCTGCGCTCTCGGCTTATTCAAACCGCGCTCCAGGACGAATCGCTCCTTTTGCTCAGTGCCGGCGCGGACACGATCCGCCTGCGACCTCACCTGCACGCCACGCACGAGGACATCGATCGGCTGGCCGAAAAGCTCGACCGGTCGCTGACCCGCGCCATCGCGGACAGCGCCGGCGCCGATCGCTGA